The following proteins are co-located in the Candidatus Woesearchaeota archaeon genome:
- a CDS encoding sigma-70 family RNA polymerase sigma factor — MSGYTAVSGPHTCRDSVSSVDLDGDLYSEGGIKKQLKRFHLPFSVVIYEMRRLDEYGVSTSYKYIQKVYLGYLLEARRYGWANVKRKAMVSVRENWSEECFKKEIDDYIESVQKNGGKFKVNQLKKDRPYMAKLMRKYLYRPYDFEELRRKNISRWDREIILYELKRLKDSDVHITQYYLKTIFPTFADVFNPKRGYFKGFREAKAEIEHRENLELRIKAQEILAKEKISAKDIIYVMSPEFEKEDFFPLQIRKKRTYQKISDERGPIEVFIKNGGVSEIPSRDEMKCLFEEYNWCNYQIERIQKKSEKLRLKEIDIALLEEFVRRRKESLEELIFANKKLVATLAKKYGNIIGLDMDDLLDEGVCGLLKAITKFNYNKGYTFGTYGGTSIKREITRAIAEQSRTIRLPEWLVDDMYKVQKQIAIFTGKYGREPENEELSELTRMKPEKVVHIRGFIENPQRVFSINNLRGDGKTEFGEFIDSTEVVWPDKEFMSHELTLETKELLEHLNERERDVLIQLFDYHRTQEEIGKIYGVTKERINQMKAEALAKLKKIIEEDQ, encoded by the coding sequence ATGAGCGGCTATACTGCTGTGAGTGGCCCGCACACATGTAGGGATAGCGTATCTTCGGTTGATTTAGATGGAGACCTATATTCTGAAGGAGGGATTAAAAAACAGTTAAAAAGATTTCATCTGCCTTTTTCTGTAGTTATATATGAAATGAGAAGGCTCGATGAGTATGGAGTTAGTACTTCTTACAAATATATACAAAAGGTTTATCTTGGATATTTATTAGAAGCAAGAAGGTATGGGTGGGCCAATGTTAAAAGAAAAGCGATGGTTTCTGTTAGAGAAAATTGGTCAGAAGAGTGCTTTAAAAAAGAAATAGATGATTACATCGAATCTGTTCAGAAAAACGGAGGAAAATTTAAGGTAAATCAGCTAAAAAAAGACAGACCATATATGGCAAAATTAATGAGAAAATATCTTTATAGGCCCTATGATTTTGAAGAATTGCGAAGAAAAAATATATCAAGATGGGATAGAGAAATAATTCTTTATGAACTAAAAAGACTAAAAGACTCGGATGTACATATAACACAATATTATCTAAAGACCATATTCCCAACATTTGCAGATGTCTTCAACCCTAAAAGAGGTTACTTCAAAGGTTTTAGGGAGGCTAAAGCAGAAATTGAACATAGGGAAAATCTTGAACTGAGAATAAAAGCGCAGGAAATATTAGCTAAAGAAAAGATATCTGCTAAAGATATAATTTATGTTATGAGCCCGGAATTTGAGAAAGAAGATTTCTTTCCACTTCAAATAAGAAAAAAAAGGACATATCAGAAAATATCTGATGAAAGGGGCCCAATTGAAGTGTTTATAAAAAATGGAGGGGTATCAGAGATTCCAAGCAGAGATGAAATGAAGTGCTTATTTGAAGAATACAACTGGTGTAATTACCAAATAGAAAGGATACAGAAAAAGTCTGAGAAATTAAGGCTTAAAGAAATTGATATTGCGCTGCTAGAAGAGTTTGTCAGAAGAAGGAAAGAGTCATTGGAGGAGTTGATTTTTGCAAATAAAAAACTGGTAGCGACCCTAGCAAAAAAATATGGAAATATTATTGGGCTGGATATGGATGATTTATTAGATGAAGGAGTGTGCGGTTTGTTAAAAGCCATAACAAAATTTAATTATAACAAAGGATATACTTTCGGCACGTATGGGGGAACCAGCATAAAAAGGGAGATTACAAGGGCAATTGCAGAGCAATCCAGGACAATAAGATTGCCGGAATGGTTAGTGGATGATATGTACAAAGTCCAAAAACAGATAGCAATATTCACAGGAAAATATGGGAGAGAACCGGAAAATGAGGAGTTATCAGAATTAACTAGAATGAAGCCAGAAAAAGTAGTGCATATAAGGGGTTTTATTGAAAATCCTCAAAGAGTCTTCTCTATAAATAATTTACGAGGAGACGGAAAAACAGAATTTGGTGAATTCATTGATAGCACAGAGGTAGTTTGGCCTGATAAAGAATTCATGTCGCATGAGTTAACACTTGAGACTAAGGAGCTCTTGGAGCACTTAAATGAAAGAGAAAGAGATGTTTTAATACAGCTATTTGATTACCATAGAACACAAGAAGAGATAGGAAAAATATATGGTGTAACAAAAGAAAGAATAAATCAAATGAAAGCAGAGGCTCTTGCAAAACTAAAAAAAATAATTGAAGAAGATCAGTAA